AGGCCGAAAGTGCGGGGCCGGTGGACGACCTGCGCGCACAGGTTCAGACGAACCCTGATGACCATCAGGCGCGGTTCGATCTGGCGCAAGCGCTGTATGCAACCGACCAGATCGAAGCCGCAATCGATGAATTGCTGGAATTGTTCCGCCGTGACCGCGACTGGCAAGATGGCGCTGCCAAGGCGCAGTTGTTCACGATCTTTGATGCATTGAAGCCGAATGACCCGCTTGCGGCCAAGGGACGGCGCAAACTTAGCTCGATGATATTTGCCTAAGCTGGTTTGCGGGTTAGGTTCAACTTCATGGCGCGTATAAAAGATTTTCCTGACCTGATTCCCGTGTTCCCGCTGCCGGGGGCGTTGCTGTTGCCCCGCGCCCGGCTGCCGTTGCATATATTTGAACCCCGTTATCTGGCCATGCTGGATGACTGCATGAAAACACCCCAGCGGCTGATCGGAATGATCCAGCCGCGCAGTGTTCCGCAAAGCGACGAAAAGGCGTTGCACAGCATCGGTTGTGCCGGTCGTCTGACCGCATTTTCGGAAACCGAAGACGGGCGGTATATGATCACGCTGACAGGTATTTCACGGTTTCGTCTGCGTCAGGAAGTGTCGGGTTTCACACCCTATCGCCGCGCAGAAGTAAACTGGGAAGGGTTCGAGCGCGATTGCGGCGACGACGAACAAGACAGCGGGTTTGACCGCGACAAGTTCTTCGATGTGCTGAAGCGTTTCTTTACCATTCATGGCCTATCGACCGATTGGGACAGCCTGACCGAAGCGGATGATGAACTGCTGATCAATTCATTGTCCATGCTGTGCCCGCTGGAACCCGACGACAAACAGGCCCTGCTGGAAGCCCCGTCGCTGACAACAAGGCGCGAAACGCTGGTCACATTGATGGAATTCGCGCTGCGCGGCGGCCCGGACGAGGCGATGCAATGACCAAACGCCAGAATTTCGACAGGCGCATGCTGGAAGCCCTTGTATGCCCGCTAACCAAAGGCAGGCTAAGCTATGATGCGCAGGCGCAGGAACTTGTGTCCAAGGCGGCGCATCTGGCCTTTCCCATCCGCAACGGCATTCCCATCATGCTGGTGGATGAAGCCCGCGAAGTTGATTGACTTTCGCAACAAACACCCGAATAAAGCGGCTTGAAATAGATACGCCCTGACCGTTGGGTCAGGGCGATCCGAGCAGTAAACGTATCGCTGGTCAGGCGATACGGGCGGAGATCGGGCGGCCAGTAAGCGTTTGCTTCCCTGCCCGAATTACAATGTGGCCATTCCCCAACGCGCGCACAAAAACACCCTGAGCGGTGATGTATTTGCCTATTTTGATCGTGCGTATCATGGTCCAGTCCTTTTTCGCAGTGCCGTGTTCCGCAAAATTAGTCTGCCGAACCAGCGTTGAAACCAATTTGCCAGATTTCGCCACCAAAACAACGCTTGGACCTTTCTACTTCCTTAATTCTGACAAAGTTTTTGACAAAGGCGCTGGCCATTGTTTCCAAAATAGAAATGGTTTTGGGCTTTGGCGTGTCAAATTCAGAATTTGGAAACACGCTGTGCGGGGGTTTACAGCCAGTCGCGCAGAATCGGTATCAGGGGCAGGTCTGCGGCGGGCATGGGGTAGTCCCGCAAATTTGCGGCGCGCACCCATTTCAGCGCCTGCCCTTCGCGCGATTGCACCTGCCCGTCCCATTTGCGGCAGGCAAATAGCGGCATCAGCAAATGAAAATCATCATAGGCGTGGCTGGCAAATGTCAGCGGCGCAAGGCAGCTAGACGATGTGTTTATGCCAAGTTCCTCGTGCAACTCGCGTATCAGCGCCGTTTCGGGGGTTTCGCCCGCTTCCACCTTGCCGCCCGGAAATTCCCATAAGCCCGCCATGGATTTGCCTTCGGGGCGTTGTGCAAGCAAAACGCGCCCGTCAGCATCTATCAGCGCAACGGCAGAAACCAGAACCAGCTTCACG
Above is a window of Roseinatronobacter sp. S2 DNA encoding:
- a CDS encoding Trm112 family protein, which codes for MTKRQNFDRRMLEALVCPLTKGRLSYDAQAQELVSKAAHLAFPIRNGIPIMLVDEAREVD
- the mutT gene encoding 8-oxo-dGTP diphosphatase MutT, giving the protein MKLVLVSAVALIDADGRVLLAQRPEGKSMAGLWEFPGGKVEAGETPETALIRELHEELGINTSSSCLAPLTFASHAYDDFHLLMPLFACRKWDGQVQSREGQALKWVRAANLRDYPMPAADLPLIPILRDWL
- a CDS encoding LON peptidase substrate-binding domain-containing protein, whose translation is MARIKDFPDLIPVFPLPGALLLPRARLPLHIFEPRYLAMLDDCMKTPQRLIGMIQPRSVPQSDEKALHSIGCAGRLTAFSETEDGRYMITLTGISRFRLRQEVSGFTPYRRAEVNWEGFERDCGDDEQDSGFDRDKFFDVLKRFFTIHGLSTDWDSLTEADDELLINSLSMLCPLEPDDKQALLEAPSLTTRRETLVTLMEFALRGGPDEAMQ